In Candidatus Eremiobacterota bacterium, a single genomic region encodes these proteins:
- a CDS encoding HAMP domain-containing histidine kinase, with protein MGSRVLIARVVARLCASYLAILVVVLLVLDALAFWYLAGRDRDLMQPLLTTEVGQAAYAAALRRNALGLALLDVPLLLAAGAASYALAVISVRPLVEAREREARFAAEAAHELRTPLARIASLAQSARAATGEAAPGEAFDKICALALDASGTISDLLALVREERVAPKLSEPVELGALARASVAAAQRDGLSYDLAAGEECWVEGDERRLRRLAENLLDNANRHARARVRVAVRPDGRAVALSVEDDGPGVPAELRERIFERFVRGDDDERGSGLGLAICRAIARAHGGDVVLEGESRFVARLPRFEPV; from the coding sequence GTGGGGAGTCGGGTACTCATTGCACGCGTAGTCGCGCGGCTGTGCGCGTCGTATCTCGCGATCCTGGTCGTCGTGCTGCTCGTGCTGGACGCGCTCGCGTTCTGGTATCTCGCCGGCCGCGACCGCGATCTGATGCAGCCGCTGCTGACGACCGAGGTCGGGCAAGCCGCGTACGCCGCGGCGCTGCGCCGCAACGCGCTCGGCCTCGCGCTGCTCGACGTCCCGCTCCTGCTCGCCGCCGGCGCGGCGTCGTACGCGCTCGCGGTGATCTCGGTGCGTCCGCTGGTCGAGGCGCGCGAGCGGGAGGCGCGCTTCGCCGCCGAGGCGGCGCACGAGTTGCGCACGCCGCTGGCGCGAATCGCCTCGCTCGCCCAGAGCGCGCGCGCCGCGACCGGCGAAGCGGCGCCCGGCGAAGCGTTCGACAAAATTTGCGCGCTCGCGCTCGACGCGTCGGGGACGATCAGCGATCTGCTCGCGCTGGTGCGCGAAGAGCGGGTCGCGCCGAAGCTCTCCGAGCCGGTCGAGCTGGGCGCGCTCGCGCGCGCCTCGGTCGCCGCCGCGCAGCGCGACGGCTTGAGCTACGACCTCGCGGCGGGCGAAGAGTGCTGGGTCGAGGGCGACGAGCGGCGGCTTCGGCGGCTCGCCGAGAACCTGCTCGACAACGCGAACCGGCACGCGCGCGCCCGGGTCCGCGTGGCGGTGCGGCCCGACGGCCGCGCGGTCGCGCTCAGCGTCGAGGACGACGGCCCGGGCGTGCCGGCCGAGCTGCGCGAGCGGATCTTCGAGCGGTTCGTGCGCGGCGACGACGACGAGCGCGGGAGCGGCCTGGGGCTGGCGATCTGCCGCGCGATCGCGCGCGCGCACGGCGGCGACGTCGTCCTCGAGGGCGAAAGCCGGTTCGTCGCCCGGCTACCGCGGTTCGAGCCGGTGTGA